The Chitinophaga pinensis DSM 2588 region TTGAACTTCGCAATATACTGCTGCGTCGTCTGGGTTTGTGCCTTCAGCAATGACATGCAGCCCAACAAAAAGCTGCACACTAAAACGGTTCTCCTTAGTTGCATTATGGTGAATTTAATGGGTGTGGTTAGTCTGTGAAGTCAGCCTATCTTCCTTATGATCAGCAGACCGTCTCTCAGCGTGAGCAATAACTGTTCCGCCCTTCCGTCAGCCGCTACTTTTTCGCAGAAACTGATCATTGCTCTGGCATTATTACTTTGTTTTGATGGTTCTTCAAGTGTCTCTCCGTGGAAGAGCACATTATCAGCGAGTACAAATCCCCCGGGACGTATTTTATCCCATACCTGGTCATAGTAGCGCTCGTAACCCGCTTTATCCGCATCTATGAATACCAGGTCGAACACTTCATCCAATCCGTTTATAATATCGGCTGCTTTCCCGATATGCATCCTGATCTTCTCTGACAATCCGGCTTCTTCAAAATAGCGGAGGCACATATCCTCTCTTTCCTCGTTGATGTCGATGGTATGCAGGATACCTCCTTCTTTCAGTCCCTGTGCCAGGCAGATAGCCGAATAACCGGTATATGTACCCAGCTCTAGGATACGCTGCGGCTGTAACATATGGCTGACCAGGCTCAGGAACTGTCCCTGAAGGTGACCACTCAACATATGTGGCTGATCTACCTTCAGGTACGTTTCCCGGTTCAGACGCCTGAGCAGATCTGTTTCAGGACTTGTATATCTTTCTGCAAACGTTTCTACAGCAGCAGGAATTATATCCATGTTGTATAATTTTTGCAAAAATATGTCAATAAATCCTTAGAAGTTGGGCCGTAGCTTATTGGTCGTATAGAATACCCGGAAGTATTCCACCACTTCATCCGCAGTATCAAAGAGTTTCAGCAGTCCGAGGTCTTCCGGATAGATATTACTTTCCTTTTCCATCATTGTACTGCGGATCCAATCCAGCAAACCACTCCAGTATTCGCGTCCTACCAGTACCATTGGGGTATCAGTCATCTTTTTTGTCTGGATAAGAGTCGCTACTTCGAAGAATTCATCCATTGTACCGAAGCCACCCGGCATCATGATAAATCCCTGGGAATATTTGGTGAACATGACTTTACGAACAAAGAAGTAGTCGAAGTGCATGTTCTTATCGTGGTCGATGTAAGGGTTGGGATACTGCTCATGCGGTAGTGTAATATTTACACCTACAGATTTCCCTTTAGCTTCCTGGGCGCCTTTATTGGCTGCTTCCATAACGCCGGGGCCACCGCCGGTAATAATACCAAAACCTTCTTCAGCGAGACGTTTGGCAATATCGTGGGCCAGTTCATAATATCTGCTACCTGCCTTTGTACGTGCGGATCCGAATATAGAGATGCAGGGGCCAATTTTTGCGAGAGACTCAAAGCCATCCACGAATTCAGCCATGATCTTGAATATCTGCCAGCTGGAATGTGCTTTTGTTTCTGTCCAGTCCCTCTCCTTCAAATGCATTAAACGATCGTTCATTACTGAGAGTTGTTTGTTCAATAATTGGGCTAAAATACTGAAAAACTCAGTGGTAACACGCCGGCTTACCCTATAAGTTATTGTCATAATAAGCGTTCTTACAGTCAATTTCTGTGCTGATCCGCAGTCGCATGACCACATCTTTCTACGGTCCGCTTACCGGGATTTATGACAGGAAGAAAGTCAGATTGGAGGAATAGGAGTATCGGCAACGGCCAAAACCTTGCAGCAAGCGGGTATCCAATGGTTAGTTAAAAAGAAGCAGGTAACTTGAAAGAAACCCGCTTAACATTTAACACGTTATGAACATGTAGTTGCCGTTGTTTGACATACCACATAATTTTTATCCATAGCTGGCCATAACGCATAACGTTCAATGCTTTGTTCCCTTCCAAGTTTAGTGATGTAATAATTGTTGCCTGCAATAGCAGTCGTGTACACAGTACAGTGTTTTCATATAACGTGGTTTAGTTTCTCTCACTGGCCCCTTGATTGGGGAGAGGGCCAATTTTAACTTAAAATACAGATAATCTTTGGGAATTCCTAACAAGATAATTACGAATTAAGAATTCGGGTTAGCCAGTTTCCGGAGGTCATATTAACTGCCGGGATAATCACTAAATAAAAAGGGAGGTGCTTTCATGATGAAAGCACCTCCCTTTTATAAAACATTAATATTTATTCAATATAATCGTTGCATCCATTCCGGCTGCATGATCTTCAGGCATCGTTCTTACAGTCCTAGTGACGCTCCTACACGTAAAATCAGTCCATTCTGATAGGGTGACCTGCTATCCTGCAATACATCATACAAAGCCATTATACTGAAAGAAGCCCGGTCGCCTAATGGCTGTGAATAACCTCCTCCCATGAGCAGGCTAGGCACGCCGTAACTGTCTTTTACAACCGTCTTCGGATCGGTGTCGTAAAAAGTGCTTTTCAGACTCACATAGTTATATTCCGGCTGTACATGTACAAAGATGAAATCCAGCGGATAAACACGTCCCCATAAGCCACCGCCAAATATGCTGTATTGATTGCGCTGTCCGGTGTTACCATAGTAATCACGGAAACGCTCAGATCCGTATTGTGCGTTAATTGCCAGACCGGCTGCAAATAACTGAGAAATACGGTAGCCGATCAGCGGCGATACATTAATATTGGTATAATCACCGAATGACAGACCCAGAGAACCTCCAATAATCAAACGGGATGCGTCAAAATTCTTCTTACTTGCGGTGTCTGTTTTATAATACTGCGCCTGCGTCAGTTGAGCGGCTGATAACAGTAAAATACATAACAGTAAACGTTTCATAGTACTGCTCCTTTTAAATGGTTTTATCATCAATCAAAAAATCTTCCTGTTCTATATATTGTTCGAACCGAATTGCTGTTGATCAGCCGGAGTAACCACATATTATTGTGTCTCTTTCTCATTAACAGCTTTAGGGCCTTCTAAGTTCTCTGCAAAATATTTCCTGCAAACGGTCCGGGGGCAGTCTATCTGAACGACGGACAAATAACCGATCTCCGGCCTCCGGAGAAGCTACGGTTGGGATAAAGTCCGGTGTATACGATACCTATCTCATAAGCGCCACGGCGACCATTGAACTGGGCCAGGGAGGATGTGGTAGCGTCATAACTGAACATGATTTTCACGCTCTTTAACTCATATCCTACCAGGAATACAGCCGCATCTTTCATACGATAATAGGCGCCGCCATATAGCTGGTTTTCTCCATCACCGGAAAGATTATAAGCCACGTTACCACCAAATACCGTCTCTGTCGCACCCGCCTGTCTGCCATAATAAGCAGAAGGATTCAGGATCACCATATCACTCATTTTTATGCTGGCGTTCAGGAACCCTATATAACGACGGGGAATCTGGTTGTTACCCTCATAAAAGGATTCTCTTGGTGTATTTACATGTTGTGCAGAAAACCCGGCATTGATGTAAATATTGTCAGTAGGGAAATAAGCGTAGTTCATACCCACCTGCATATCAAAGTAGCCGATGCTGGTCTGACTGAAAGGTTCTGCGGTAGGTACCTGGGCATCAAAGAACTTACCATTCCATTGATCACCGAATGTCAGCTTGGAAACGTCCACTCTCTTACTGGCCGATCCTACATTGAAACCAAGCGATAACAAACTGCTCTGTCCAAGCAACTGGTGATAGGCAATGGAACCATATACTTTGGTGGAGGTCAGGTTGCCGCTACCGGCCACATCTCTCAATATCACACCTCCCACACCTAACCAGCCGTATTCCAGTCTGTCGCGGAATAACTGAAAGTCGCCAAAGGCCGACATTGTTTTATAAGGCACCGGGATGCTGGACCACTGGTTACGGTAGTTCACACCAAGACGGTAGTTTCCGTCCGGAATGAATCCCGTATTAGCAGGGTTGGTCGTAAGCGGAGAGTTGAAGTACTGCGAAAAGTGCAGATCCTGTGCATTACCCTCCAATGCTGCGGCTAACAACATCAGACAACCGGCGATATGTTTTAAAATATGCTTCATATCATCATCTTAACAAGGTTACGCTTCCATTCTTAGTAGCTGAAGTACCATCACTAAACTCTACGTTGATCACAAATGCATAGGCGTCCATAGGTTGAAGCGATCCCTTAAATGTTCCGTCCCATCCTATTAAAGCGTCATTTGTTTCAAATACCATTTGTCCCCAGCGGTTATAAATCTTCATATTGAACCTGGAGATACCAAATCCTCTTACCAGGAATACATCATTGACGCCATCTCTGTTTGGCGAGAATGCTGAAGGAATATCAAACAACGGTATTACGATAGCACTCACCTGCTTGTGGGCTGTATCCGAACAACCCGCGCTGTTTGTGGATATAAGATATACATCATATACACCGGTCCTGTTGTATTGGTATACAGGATTTACTGCTGTTGAGCCATCACCATCCCCAAATTCCCAGAGGAACTTAACCGCGTCCGGAGAAGACTGGTTACTGAAAGTAGTTGGCGTATTCTCTGTCGGTGTAGTAGGTGAATAGGTGAAGTCTGCAGTCGGTGGTGCAAACACAGTGATCACCATTGAGGTATCATCT contains the following coding sequences:
- a CDS encoding O-methyltransferase, which codes for MDIIPAAVETFAERYTSPETDLLRRLNRETYLKVDQPHMLSGHLQGQFLSLVSHMLQPQRILELGTYTGYSAICLAQGLKEGGILHTIDINEEREDMCLRYFEEAGLSEKIRMHIGKAADIINGLDEVFDLVFIDADKAGYERYYDQVWDKIRPGGFVLADNVLFHGETLEEPSKQSNNARAMISFCEKVAADGRAEQLLLTLRDGLLIIRKIG
- a CDS encoding TIGR00730 family Rossman fold protein; translated protein: MNDRLMHLKERDWTETKAHSSWQIFKIMAEFVDGFESLAKIGPCISIFGSARTKAGSRYYELAHDIAKRLAEEGFGIITGGGPGVMEAANKGAQEAKGKSVGVNITLPHEQYPNPYIDHDKNMHFDYFFVRKVMFTKYSQGFIMMPGGFGTMDEFFEVATLIQTKKMTDTPMVLVGREYWSGLLDWIRSTMMEKESNIYPEDLGLLKLFDTADEVVEYFRVFYTTNKLRPNF
- a CDS encoding PorP/SprF family type IX secretion system membrane protein, with protein sequence MKHILKHIAGCLMLLAAALEGNAQDLHFSQYFNSPLTTNPANTGFIPDGNYRLGVNYRNQWSSIPVPYKTMSAFGDFQLFRDRLEYGWLGVGGVILRDVAGSGNLTSTKVYGSIAYHQLLGQSSLLSLGFNVGSASKRVDVSKLTFGDQWNGKFFDAQVPTAEPFSQTSIGYFDMQVGMNYAYFPTDNIYINAGFSAQHVNTPRESFYEGNNQIPRRYIGFLNASIKMSDMVILNPSAYYGRQAGATETVFGGNVAYNLSGDGENQLYGGAYYRMKDAAVFLVGYELKSVKIMFSYDATTSSLAQFNGRRGAYEIGIVYTGLYPNRSFSGGRRSVICPSFR